A single region of the Musa acuminata AAA Group cultivar baxijiao chromosome BXJ1-11, Cavendish_Baxijiao_AAA, whole genome shotgun sequence genome encodes:
- the LOC135596437 gene encoding uncharacterized protein LOC135596437, which translates to MQQPVHYVSHVLRGPKICYPPIERLALALVLTAQKLRPYFQAHTIRVVTDQPLRQTLSNFDTSGRMLQWSVELNEFDIQYSPRTTVKAQVLADFISELMPEDQAAGRRSGRGTWTLHVDGSSTSEGAGVSFVLKGYSGEAYERSLQLKFRATNNEAEYEALLHGLRLALELHVGDLEVFSDSQLVTGHINGSCEARDPTMISYLVERADALAKSASTRTPESVPTTESMVVLTIPTHEVTETNLPPNWIEEILRYKAGGKEPDDPAAARWLRRTRAWYCIIGGRLYRRAFSQPLLCCLAPSEAEAILAELHEGICREHVEAEPLASITKRHVQNFTWRNIITRFGIPRAIITDNGTQFNNSKFKAYYQSYGIQLKFSSVAHPQTNGQTEVMNRAIIEGLIKRISGAHRAWVDELPSVLWAMRTTPKAASGESSFSLAYGTEAVPPPEMEFPTLHTSHYERRHSEEGLRANLDLLEERRAEAHLRTLAYKKATARMYNRRVCQRPIQVIDLVLRKTEVSNPAQPRGKLTPNWEGPYQSTTWCEKAPTGSKQWREAPS; encoded by the exons ATGCAACAGCCAGTGCATTACGTTAGCCATGTCCTCAGAGGGCCTAAAATATGCTACCCCCCGATCGAAAGGCTGGCTCTTGCCCTGGTCCTGACGGCCCAGAAGTTGCggccctacttccaagctcatACGATCAGAGTAGTAACCGACCAACCACTACGGCAGACCCTATCCAACTTCGACACATCGGGTCGCATGTTGCAGTGGTCGGTTGAGCTCAATGAATTCGACATCCAGTACTCCCCCAGGACCACCGTTAAAGCTCAGGTGCTAGCCGATTTCATTTCTGAGCTGATGCCCGAGGACCAAGCTGCAGGGCGACGAAGTGGCCGGGGCACGTGGACGTTGCACGTAGATGGCTCTTCCACTTCTGAGGGGGCTGGGGTCAGTTTCGTCCTCAAAGGTTACTCGGGAGAGGCCTATGAGAGATCTCTCCAATTAAAGTTTcgagccaccaacaacgaagctGAGTATGAGGCGCTACTCCATGGTCTACGTCTCGCTCTGGAGTTACATGTGGGCGACCTTGAAGTCTTTAGTGACTCCCAGCTAGTAACAGGGCACATCAATGGGAGCTGTGAAGCCCGAGACCCCACGATGATATCATACCTAGTGGAG CGGGCCGACGCGCTGGCCAAATCAGCCTCCACCCGCACCCCTGAGTCGGTCCCGACCACTGAGTCCATGGTGGTCCTGACCATACCAACTCACGAGGTCACCGAAACAAATCTACCTCCGAATTGGATAGAAGAGATCCTCCGCTACAAGGCAGGTGGGAAAGAGCCCGACGATCCCGCAGCTGCAAGATGGCTGAGGCGAACTCGAGCGTGGTACTGCATCATCGGCGGAAGATTGTACCGAAGGGCATTCTCTCAACCCCTCCTGTGCTGCCTTGCACCGTCGGAGGCTGAGGCcatcctcgccgagctccacgaGGGAATATGTAGGGAGCAT GTCGAGgccgaacccttggcctccatcACCAAGAGGCACGTTCAGAACTTCACATGGAGGAACATCATCACCCGGTTCGGGATCCCAAGGGCTATCATCACCGACAATGGGACCCAATTCAACAACAGTAAGTTCAAGGCATACTACCAGTCCTATGGGATTCAGCTGAAGTTCAGCTCGGTCGCACACCCCCAGACCAACGGTCAAACCGAGGTGATGAACCGAGCAATAATTGAAGGCCTCATAAAGAGAATCTCAGGCGCGCATAGGGCTTGGGTGGATGAGCTCCCCAGCGTCCTATGGGCGATGCGAACAACCCCTAAAGCCGCCTCGGGAGAGTCATCGTTCAGCCTAGCGTACGGGACTGAAGCGGTTCCTCCACCCGAGATGGAATTCCCGACCTTGCACACCTCCCACTATGAGCGAAGGCACTCAGAGGAGGGCCTACGGGCCAACTTGGACCTTCTCGAGGAGAGAAGAGCCGAGGCACACCTGCGCACCCTGGCATACAAGAAAGCGACAGCTCGGATGTACAACCGGAGGGTCTGTCAGCGACCGATTCAAGTCATAGACCTCGTCCTCCGAAAAACAGAAGTGAGCAATCCGGCCCAACCAAGGGGAAAACTCACACCCAATTGGGAAGGCCCCTACCAATCTACGACATGGTGCGAGAAGGCACCTACAGGCTCGAAACAATGGAGGGAAGCCCCCTCCTGA